In one Sphingobium sp. MI1205 genomic region, the following are encoded:
- a CDS encoding 1-phosphofructokinase family hexose kinase gives MKRIITLTMNPAIDVAYETDRVFHTRKMRTRQEHYDPGGGGINVARVIARLGGTARAYYLSGGATGCALDGLLDKHALVRFRIPIKGDTRISTSLYEQETGKEYRVVPKGPEVTAEEWQAALHHLDGAQADYLVISGSLPPGVPEDFYCRVCLLGQRHGMRIILDSSGESLRAAVRGGGLYLIKPSIGELRQLTGKALAEENEIVATAREIVDSGRAEHVAVTMGHDGALLASRSGTWRLPAIPVEAKSAVGAGDSFLAAMVFALGCEQSPLEAFRLGVAAGTAAVLTPGTDLCHRADVDRLLALVPQVDVSQTMDKEQAHESQ, from the coding sequence ATGAAGAGGATCATCACCCTGACGATGAACCCGGCGATCGACGTCGCCTATGAGACGGACCGGGTCTTTCACACGCGCAAGATGCGGACGCGGCAGGAACATTATGATCCGGGCGGCGGCGGTATCAACGTGGCGCGGGTGATTGCGCGGCTGGGCGGTACGGCGCGGGCCTATTATCTGTCGGGCGGCGCTACCGGCTGCGCGCTCGACGGGTTGTTGGACAAGCATGCGCTGGTCCGTTTCCGCATTCCGATCAAGGGCGATACCCGCATCAGCACGTCGCTCTACGAACAGGAGACGGGCAAGGAATATCGTGTCGTTCCCAAAGGACCGGAGGTTACCGCCGAGGAATGGCAGGCGGCGCTCCATCATCTGGACGGGGCGCAGGCGGACTATCTGGTCATCAGCGGATCATTGCCGCCGGGCGTGCCGGAGGACTTCTATTGCCGCGTCTGCCTGCTGGGGCAGCGCCATGGAATGCGCATCATCCTCGACAGTTCGGGCGAATCGCTGCGCGCCGCGGTGCGCGGGGGCGGGCTGTACCTTATCAAGCCGAGTATTGGCGAGTTGCGGCAGCTGACCGGCAAGGCGTTGGCTGAGGAAAACGAGATCGTAGCGACGGCGCGGGAGATCGTGGACAGCGGCAGGGCGGAGCATGTCGCCGTGACGATGGGCCACGACGGCGCGCTGCTGGCAAGCCGGTCTGGCACTTGGCGGCTGCCCGCGATCCCCGTCGAGGCCAAGAGCGCCGTTGGGGCAGGCGACAGTTTCCTGGCGGCGATGGTGTTCGCCCTTGGGTGTGAGCAAAGCCCGCTCGAAGCCTTCCGGCTTGGCGTTGCCGCTGGCACGGCGGCGGTGCTGACGCCGGGCACCGACCTTTGCCATCGCGCGGATGTCGATCGATTGCTGGCGCTGGTGCCCCAGGTCGACGTTTCCCAAACCATGGATAAGGAGCAGGCGCATGAAAGCCAGTGA
- a CDS encoding CBS domain-containing protein — translation MKASDIMTLGAATTTPDSSLADAIRCMGDHRISALPVVDGDGKLRGIVSEGDFFRRDGEGFRLEELARSGVGSATRELEERRVAEIMTTALISVDGDAPIEEAIALMERHGMKRLPVIGHGKLVGLISRADILRALLGE, via the coding sequence ATGAAAGCCAGTGATATCATGACGCTGGGCGCGGCGACGACGACGCCGGACAGCTCACTCGCGGACGCGATCCGGTGCATGGGCGACCATCGCATCAGCGCGCTGCCGGTGGTGGACGGGGACGGGAAGCTGCGCGGCATAGTGTCCGAAGGCGATTTCTTCCGGCGTGATGGGGAGGGATTCCGGCTTGAGGAACTCGCCCGGTCGGGTGTGGGCAGCGCGACGCGGGAACTGGAAGAGCGGCGCGTGGCCGAAATCATGACGACCGCGCTGATCAGCGTCGATGGCGATGCCCCGATTGAGGAGGCCATTGCACTGATGGAACGGCATGGAATGAAGCGGTTGCCGGTCATCGGGCATGGCAAGCTGGTGGGGCTGATCAGCCGGGCGGATATTTTGCGGGCGTTGTTGGGGGAGTAG
- a CDS encoding ribose-phosphate diphosphokinase translates to MSAVILAFVDSMAAAGRLGASLDLPVHEVTVHRFPDNESLIRIPASAQTVILYRSLDNPDHKLIELVLAASAARDGGAERVILVAPYLAYMRQDKAFHPGEAVSQKVIGGLLASYFDGLVTVDPHLHRVANLSEAIPGIPALSLSAAPLLAALIDPKDNPIIIGPDSESRQWTEAIARPLGLETLIATKQRLGDRQVSLTIAEVERAKGRRAIIVDDMISSGRTLAETAKLLRQAGATSVEAIATHCLADPDDLAFMAAQGIDRIVSSDSIDGPTSKAALAPLITRALRDNGLA, encoded by the coding sequence GTGAGCGCGGTCATCCTTGCCTTCGTGGATAGCATGGCGGCGGCGGGCAGGCTGGGCGCGTCGCTCGACCTTCCAGTCCATGAAGTCACCGTTCATCGCTTCCCTGATAATGAATCCCTGATCCGCATCCCCGCGTCGGCGCAGACCGTCATCCTCTACCGTTCGCTCGACAACCCTGACCACAAGCTCATCGAACTCGTGCTCGCCGCCTCCGCCGCACGGGACGGCGGCGCGGAACGCGTCATCCTCGTCGCGCCCTATCTCGCCTATATGCGGCAGGACAAAGCCTTCCACCCCGGCGAAGCGGTCAGCCAGAAAGTCATAGGCGGCCTGCTCGCCAGCTATTTCGATGGCTTGGTCACGGTCGATCCACACCTTCACCGCGTCGCGAACTTGTCTGAAGCCATTCCCGGCATCCCGGCCCTCAGCCTGTCCGCAGCCCCCCTCCTCGCGGCGCTGATCGATCCCAAGGACAACCCGATCATCATCGGCCCGGACAGCGAATCTCGCCAATGGACGGAAGCGATCGCTAGACCGCTCGGCCTCGAAACGCTGATCGCCACGAAGCAGCGCCTTGGCGACCGGCAAGTTAGCCTGACCATTGCAGAAGTGGAGCGCGCAAAGGGCCGCCGCGCCATTATCGTCGATGACATGATCTCCAGCGGCCGCACACTGGCGGAGACGGCAAAATTGCTGCGCCAAGCGGGCGCCACTTCCGTCGAAGCCATCGCCACCCACTGCCTCGCCGATCCCGACGATTTGGCCTTCATGGCCGCTCAGGGGATCGACCGCATCGTCAGCAGCGACAGTATCGATGGACCAACCAGCAAGGCAGCGCTCGCCCCTCTCATCACCCGCGCGTTGAGGGACAATGGGCTGGCTTAG
- a CDS encoding thymidine phosphorylase family protein has translation MLTIKRLAIDTHPENTAFLLRESNGYSAEQFQALRKIRISDGTAEILATLALVDELAMLKPGEIGLGEQAFRRLALPEGASVAIEQAMPPPSLEFVRRKIDGDTLQDDEVSAIIRDIAAHRYSPMEIGAFLVACAGFMSTQETLAVTRAMADVGNRFDWKAPLVVDKHCIGGIPGNRTSMIVVPIVAAHGLIMPKTSSRAITSPSGTADTMEVLANVDLCEEAMRSIVAKEKAVLAWGGKVNLSPADDVLISVERPLRIDTFDQMVASILSKKLAAGSTHLVLDIPLGPTAKVRTQDDAVRLRKLFEHVADKIGLVIDIVVTDGSQPVGRGVGPVLEARDVMAVLRSDADAPQDLREHALFLAGRVLDFDPALRGGRGYARAMDLLASGKALAAMERLIDAQGRQPLKFALGDHIHEVLATQEGRVSAIDCHRIARIARLAGAPMDKGAGIDLLHKVGAQVRKGQALYRIHAQSRTGLGFARDLATEDSGYEVTR, from the coding sequence ATGCTGACGATCAAGCGCCTCGCCATCGACACCCACCCGGAAAACACCGCCTTCCTGCTGCGCGAGAGTAACGGCTATTCGGCCGAGCAATTTCAGGCCCTGCGCAAGATTCGCATAAGCGACGGCACTGCCGAAATTCTCGCCACTCTCGCGCTGGTGGATGAACTCGCGATGTTGAAGCCAGGGGAAATTGGCCTGGGTGAGCAGGCCTTCCGGCGGCTCGCCCTGCCCGAAGGAGCCTCCGTCGCGATCGAACAGGCGATGCCGCCGCCCAGCCTCGAATTTGTCCGGCGCAAGATTGACGGCGACACGCTTCAGGATGACGAAGTGTCCGCCATCATCCGCGACATCGCCGCCCACCGCTATTCACCGATGGAGATCGGCGCGTTCCTGGTCGCCTGCGCCGGGTTCATGAGCACGCAGGAAACCCTGGCCGTCACCCGCGCCATGGCCGACGTCGGCAACCGCTTCGACTGGAAAGCCCCGCTCGTCGTCGACAAACATTGCATCGGCGGCATACCCGGCAACCGCACGTCGATGATCGTGGTGCCGATCGTGGCGGCGCACGGCCTCATCATGCCCAAGACATCGTCGCGCGCGATCACCTCCCCGTCCGGCACCGCCGACACCATGGAAGTGCTGGCAAATGTGGACCTGTGCGAAGAGGCGATGCGCTCGATCGTTGCGAAGGAAAAGGCCGTGCTCGCCTGGGGTGGCAAGGTGAACCTGTCACCCGCCGACGATGTGCTGATCTCGGTCGAACGTCCGCTGCGAATCGACACATTCGATCAGATGGTCGCTTCCATCCTGTCGAAAAAGCTGGCCGCAGGGTCCACGCATCTGGTCCTCGACATACCGCTCGGCCCTACCGCCAAGGTCCGCACGCAGGATGACGCCGTTCGGCTGCGCAAGCTGTTCGAACATGTGGCGGACAAGATCGGCCTCGTGATCGACATCGTCGTCACCGACGGATCGCAGCCCGTGGGCCGTGGCGTCGGCCCGGTGCTGGAGGCGCGCGACGTCATGGCCGTGCTGCGCAGCGATGCCGACGCGCCACAGGATCTTCGCGAACATGCGTTGTTCCTCGCGGGCCGCGTCCTCGACTTTGATCCTGCGCTGCGCGGCGGCCGGGGCTATGCGCGGGCGATGGACCTGCTCGCTTCGGGCAAGGCGCTCGCCGCCATGGAACGGCTGATCGACGCGCAGGGGCGACAGCCGCTGAAGTTTGCCCTCGGCGACCATATCCATGAAGTGCTCGCCACGCAGGAAGGGCGGGTAAGCGCGATCGACTGCCATCGCATCGCGCGCATCGCCCGTCTTGCCGGTGCGCCCATGGACAAGGGCGCGGGCATAGACCTGCTGCACAAGGTCGGCGCGCAGGTGCGCAAAGGCCAGGCGCTCTACCGCATCCACGCCCAGTCGCGCACAGGGCTAGGCTTCGCGCGGGATCTGGCGACGGAAGACTCCGGCTATGAGGTGACACGGTGA
- a CDS encoding NAD(P)H-dependent oxidoreductase, producing the protein MPSDPLSPIRHAVVLAHPDPRSFNAAIAHTYCEAVEAAGQQAILRDLYAMNFDPVLKAQERPDRSDFRLSPDVQAELAIMCGANVTTFVYPVWFGMPPAILVGYIDRVLGAGTTVGQVQHGAGQGLLDNGHLCAITTSGAPQEWLEAQGQTQALRELAGTYLFRAFAMHSTQALHIGNVVEGAPADFIEDNLARVRQRATSICARVAEELHGTPLPPQLGDGS; encoded by the coding sequence ATGCCCAGTGATCCCCTGTCTCCCATCCGTCACGCGGTGGTGCTCGCCCATCCCGATCCCCGCAGCTTCAACGCCGCCATCGCCCATACCTATTGCGAGGCGGTCGAAGCGGCGGGCCAGCAGGCGATCCTGCGCGACCTCTACGCCATGAATTTCGATCCGGTGCTGAAAGCACAGGAGCGCCCGGACCGCAGCGACTTCCGCCTCTCCCCTGACGTGCAGGCGGAACTCGCCATCATGTGCGGCGCCAATGTCACCACCTTTGTCTACCCCGTCTGGTTCGGTATGCCGCCCGCCATTCTGGTCGGCTATATCGACCGGGTGCTGGGTGCGGGAACGACCGTGGGACAGGTCCAGCATGGGGCTGGCCAAGGTTTGCTCGACAACGGCCATCTGTGCGCCATCACCACCTCAGGCGCGCCGCAGGAATGGCTGGAAGCGCAAGGCCAGACACAGGCGCTGCGCGAACTGGCCGGAACCTACCTGTTCCGCGCCTTCGCCATGCATTCGACCCAGGCGCTGCACATCGGCAATGTCGTGGAGGGCGCGCCTGCCGACTTCATCGAGGACAATCTTGCCCGCGTGCGCCAACGAGCGACGAGCATCTGCGCCCGTGTCGCGGAGGAACTGCACGGCACCCCGCTTCCGCCGCAGCTGGGCGACGGCAGCTGA